A single genomic interval of Spinacia oleracea cultivar Varoflay chromosome 6, BTI_SOV_V1, whole genome shotgun sequence harbors:
- the LOC130463354 gene encoding protein FAR1-RELATED SEQUENCE 5-like, with product MEAEEQHTISDFEEPDQDIVGTLMGYTAETVEELLGFYEKHASEVGFSIRKGNTRFKVGTRIVLEKTYVCSAAGVTNNGKNKKKKVQTVVPVVPKKERKPRQVSITRTQCRACLRVKMNSEGRYEVVNHVIMHNHDLTRSQWHYLHRSERQITEEKREAIETMQKSGLSSTASFNYMAIEAGGEENLGHSKKDHLNYCTRLKMKQIEGGDAQAVTDIMYLELEGDPNFFFRFRLDEKGKLRSLFWRDSMMMEDYGIFGDIVVFDTTYRTNRYNLICAPIVGINNHWNNCMFGCAFIGDEKIESFVWLLQTFKNSMGGKSPISIFTDQDAAMNNAINQVFPDSRHRLCVWHLHQNAITRFGALKRDPTFKKTFNYCLYKCVTVVEFETNWRSMLQQYELIGEEWFTNVYDLRENWCPALSKDFFSAGILSSQRSESTNHAIGFRANRTTSLTDFYRLFKGTIQRWRSTEKQAEFSCSKSVPSSALPLSGLLKHASEVYTLSLFRDFEEEFGYSIATTAKLIWKQENTEFYVVSIDEEPWSAQRVTYIHESQTVSCTCENFEASGWLCYHCIRILHLHSVNRIPEQYIKKRWTKSAKSSVWNKLENEKPEEVQYTPWRQTMARKYYNLILKSQSNEETRTLMEDGYATSVSLVDELLASLNVSNTDDASTTETSATTAPETSATAAPETNATTAYETNSAPAGAHVTTTSDTSVQQATSSEPATNTATEPPMVLDPERCTTKGRNKRPRGPFVKKKKGKTAAPPTADFGTITPNLRLF from the exons ATGGAAGCTGAAGAACAACATACTATTTCTGATTTTGAAG AACCGGATCAAGATATTGTTGGAACACTAATGGGATACACTGCTGAAACAGTGGAGGAACTTCTAGGTTTCTACGAAAAACATGCTAGTGAGGTTGGGTTTTCCATAAGGAAAGGAAACACGAGATTCAAAGTTGGGACAAGAATCGTGCTTGAAAAGACATATGTTTGTTCAGCAGCAGGAGTAACAAACAAtggaaagaacaaaaagaaaaaagtgcaAACAGTTGTTCCTGTGGTgcccaaaaaagagagaaaaccaAGGCAAGTTTCGATCACGAGAACTCAATGTAGGGCTTGCTTGAGAGTGAAAATGAATTCTGAAGGCAGATATGAGGTTGTTAATCATGTGATAATGCACAACCATGATTTAACTAGAAGTCAATGGCACTACTTGCATAGATCTGAAAGGCAAATAACGGAAGAGAAGAGGGAGGCAATTGAAACTATGCAAAAATCTG GTCTGTCATCCACGGCTTCCTTTAACTACATGGCAATTGAAGCTGGAGGTGAAGAAAATTTGGGACACTCGAAGAAAGACCATCTAAATTACTGCACGAggttaaaaatgaagcaaatagAAGGTGGTGATGCACAAGCAGTAACTGACATAATGTATTTAGAGCTTGAAGGTGACCCAAACTTCTTTTTTAGATTTAGATTGGATGAAAAAGGTAAATTGAGGAGTTTGTTTTGGAGGGACTCTATGATGATGGAAGACTATGGAATTTTTGGAGATATAGTGGTTTTTGACACAACGTATAGAACAAACAGGTATAACCTAATTTGTGCTCCAAtagttggaataaacaaccactgGAACAATTGCATGTTTGGTTGTGCATTCATAGGAGATGAAAAGATTGAGTCTTTTGTGTGGCTTCTACaaactttcaaaaattcaatGGGGGGAAAAAGTCCAATATCAATCTTTACAGATCAAGATGCAGCAATGAACAATGCCATCAATCAG GTCTTTCCAGATTCAAGACACAGATTATGTGTATGGCATTTGCATCAGAATGCTATTACCAGATTTGGGGCATTGAAACGAGATCCAACTTTTAAGAAGACATTCAACTATTGCTTGTATAAGTGTGTCACAGTAGTTGAATTTGAAACCAATTGGAGATCAATGCTGCAACAATATGAGCTGATAGGGGAAGAGTGGTTTACAAATGTATACGATTTGAGAGAAAATTGGTGCCCTGCGCTAAGCAAAGACTTCTTTTCAGCTGGGATTTTGTCTTCACAACGAAGTGAAAGCACTAATCACGCCATCGGATTTAGAGCAAACAGAACAACCAGTTTAACTGATTTCTATAGATTGTTCAAAGGTACAATACAACGTTGGAGAAGTACAGAAAAGCAAGCTGAATTCTCTTGTAGTAAATCGGTTCCATCCTCGGCTTTACCACTATCTGGATTGCTGAAACATGCATCAGAAGTTTACACGTTGTCACTATTCAGAGACTTTGAGGAGGAATTTGGATATTCAATTGCAACAACAGCAAAATTAATTTGGAAACAAG AAAATACTGAGTTCTATGTTGTGTCCATTGATGAAGAACCTTGGTCTGCACAGAGAGTAACATACATCCACGAGAGCCAAACAGTATCATGTACGTGTGAAAACTTTGAAGCTTCAGGATGGTTGTGCTACCACTGCATTAGGATATTGCACCTTCATTCGGTTAACCGGATTCCAGAACAGTACATCAAAAAGAGGTGGACAAAATCTGCCAAGTCATCAGTTTGGAACaaattagaaaatgaaaaacCAGAAGAGGTGCAGTACACACCTTGGCGCCAAACCATGGCTAGGAAATACTACAACCTTATCTTGAAAAGCCAATCAAATGAGGAGACAAGAACCCTTATGGAGGATGGTTATGCCACTAGTGTGTCTCTGGTTGATGAACTTCTAGCGTCATTAAATGTTTCAAACACTGACGACGCTTCAACCACAGAAACAAGTGCAACAACAGCACCTGAAACAAGTGCAACAGCAGCACCTGAAACAAATGCAACAACAGCATATGAAACAAACTCAGCACCAGCAG GTGCTCATGTAACAACAACAAGTGATACAAGTGTACAACAAGCAACAAGTTCTGAACCTGCAACAAACACAGCAACTGAACCTCCTATGGTGTTGGATCCTGAACGTTGCACAACAAAAGGAAGGAACAAAAGACCACGAGGACCATTTGTCAAAAAGAAGAAGGGAAAAACTGCAGCGCCTCCAACAGCAGACTTTGGAACAATAACTCCAAATTTGAGATTATTTTGA